From a region of the Castor canadensis unplaced genomic scaffold, mCasCan1.hap1v2 HAP1_SCAFFOLD_114, whole genome shotgun sequence genome:
- the LOC141420312 gene encoding leucine-rich repeat-containing protein 70-like: protein MMAWPKVTPGGKDLENTETESVTFWDRIRTSPVSRFFQENTFGNPLESTAVLPVQIQLTSSVNLNLEKNSALPIDAASVPGKTSLICAQEVEKLNEAFDILLAFFILACVFIIFLIYKVVQFKQKLKTPENSGESRLEYYSFYQSARYNVTASVCNTSPNSLESPALEQIQLHKQIVPESAAQVILFEHSAL from the coding sequence ATGATGGCCTGGCCTAAAGTAACCCCAGGTGGGAAAGAtttggaaaacactgagactgagAGCGTTACCTTCTGGGATCGAATCCGTACTTCACCTGTCAGTAGATTTTTTCAAGAGAATACCTTTGGTAATCCGTTAGAGTCTACTGCAGTGCTACCTGTGCAAATACAGCTTACCTCTTCTGTTAACTTGAACTTGGAAAAAAACAGTGCTTTACCTATTGATGCTGCTTCAGTGCCAGGGAAAACATCTCTAATTTGTGCTCAAGAAGTTGAGAAGTTGAATGAGGCTTTTGACATTTTGCTAGCTTTTTTCATCTTAGCTtgtgttttcatcatttttttgatCTACAAAGTCGTTcaatttaaacaaaaactaaagacaCCAGAAAACTCAGGGGAAAGTAGACTTGAGTATTACAGCTTTTATCAGTCAGCAAGGTATAATGTAACTGCCTCAGTTTGTAACACCTCTCCTAATTCTCTAGAAAGCCCTGCTTTGGAGCAGATTCAACTTCATAAACAAATCGTTCCTGAAAGCGCGGCACAGGTCATTCTCTTTGAGCATTCTGCTTTATAA